The stretch of DNA ATCCCCATGAACTGGTGAGCCGCAAGCACCGGATTGCGGCAGTCCAGGATCTCCAGCGCAGTCAGATGGGCGAGGTAGTGCACAAGTCTCTCAGTCCGAGGCTCCATCACCGCGGCGAACTCCTCGGCGATCCAAGGAAACTGCCGGGAGTCGGCCACCACCATTCGAAGAAACCCGCAGTATTCCGGCTTCTTGTGAAACTCCAAAATCGTGCGCGCGACGACACGCAGCACGTCCTCGACGTCGCCGTCAAGTTCGATGCCGGACGGAAACGCATCCTCGAGCTGTCCCGATACCCTGAGGAGCATCTCCCGGAAGATTTCCTCCTTTGTTTCGAACTGGTTGTAGAGCGTCCGCCGCGCTACGCCGGAGGCTTTAGCCAAGTCGTCCATGCTAACTGAACCGAACCCCCGGTTCAGAAATAGCCGCCCGGCCGCCTCGATGATCGCTTCCCTCGACCCGCCCTGCCGGGCTTTCGCGCCGACTTCGTTTGAACCAGTGTGAGTATCCATAGCAATCTCCTTGCACAATAAGTGCATTCACAATGTATTGCACGGTCTAGTGCATCTCAAGGGCCGGATGCGTCGCCGATCCGGCCCACCGTGCTGAACCTCTGCCGTCACCATTTCGAACAGGCTCTAGTTCCCGCCCGGCGCGCTGCTATAATCAGACGGCAAAGTTTCGCCCGTGACCGCGATATTTTCCGGGATCTTGTATGCGATCCGCAGGTTGGCCGCGGCTGCCTGAAGCCAACCGACCGCACCTTCCATGGTCCATGCCGTGCCATCCGGCGGCAGGCTCTCAAACAGGCCCACCATCAGCAGATTCACAGACGGCGCGCTCCCGTTGCTGTCGCCCTGATTGGATCCGCCTTGCCGACCGCCAACGGATGCCTCGGAGCTGCCCTGATTATAAGAACTTGAAGAAGTCCCGCCGGAAGAACCCGAGGAGGTGGCGTAAGACGCACCCGACGACGTGCCGTCAGACGAACCCGACGAGGACGAATTCGAGTAAGTTGAGCGAGAGGAACCCGAAGACGTGCCGCCAGACGAACCTGAAGAGGAGGAACTCGAGTAAGTTGAGGGAGAGGAGCCCGTGTAAGAAGACCCCGACTGAGATCCGTAATCATATGTGTTTCCGCTACCGCTCGAAGCGATCGCGGCACCAGTGGTCACTCCGACCGCGTATCCGCCGAGGGCGTAGGCTGCGCGGCGATAGTATCCACGACCATAATGGTCTCCGCCGCCATAGTCTCCGCCGCCATAGTCTCCGCGGCCATAGTCTCCGCGGCTATAGATTCCACGGCCAAAGTATCCGTTGCCGTTACCAGAGACTTTGATATCGCCAGAACTGTTCACCGTGAGATTGCCTGAGTCCTTTGCGATGATATTGCCTCCGGTGTTGGCGAAGGTGCGGTTCGCATTGATGTTACCTCCGGAGTGCAGCGTGTTGCGGCTGATATTCCCGGGTAAACCCTTCCCTCCGCGACCAGCCCCTTCCGCCAATCGCCTCTTTGCGCCACCGACATTTGGCGCATGGGTGGGGCGATTCACCGGCGGACGGTTGTGGGCGCTCACCGGCGGACGGCCGTGGCTGGCCACCGGTGGACGGTGCGGGCGCTCCACCGGCGGGCGGTGCGGGCGCTCCATGGGCGGGCGCGGCGGCCCGCCCATCGGCGGACGCGGCAGGCCCCCCGGCGGCGGACCGAACTGGGCAAACGCGACGCCCGAAGTTGCCGCCGTTATTGCAAGAAGAGCGACGAAGGTTCGTTTCAGATGGTTCATCACTGGGTCCTCTTAGTTGCCGGCGCAGCGGCCGTAGTCAGCTCGATCTTTTTTGCACCGGCGGGCGGTTGAAAGGCGAATTCGGACTCGGATGGGCGGGCTTTGGTGTTCCAGCTGGTGAATTCCGCGATGAAACTGGGTTGGCCCGGGAGCAGCCGGTAGGTGACGGCGAGGCGACGTGGTGTGGCCGCGCTATTCTTCTCGACCCACAACTCCAGATCGATGCCAGACTTCTGATGGAAAAACAGATGCCGGCATTCGACTCCGTCGACATTGGCCGTCCCGACCTGCCAGGCGGAGATAGCATCGCTCAACAGCAGTTTGTCCGGAGAGTCCACAAAGAAGCCGCCGAGCGGAAAATCAACGTTGATCTTGTCTACCACCTCATTGAGTGCCGACGGTATATCGCCGGATGCGGCAATCACCGCGTACTCCTTGCTGTCGGGGAAAAAGATTGAGGCCGCCTTGCCGTTGTAGAACAGATTGTGCTTGCCGTCGTCGCCGGCAACCTCGACGGCGATTCGATTAGGACGACGCACGACGATCTTCATCGTGTGGAAGACGTGAAGCGGCTGTCCGGATTCGCCCAAATAAACCCTGATGGTTCTCGCCGTAATCGACTGTTCCTTGGCCAGCAGCGTCTTTCCCATCTGCGAGACGGCGGTGGCGGCTTCATCGCTGATCGCCGGCTTGAACGGCGGAGCCGGTTCAGCTGCTCGGGCTATCGGCAACGCGGCGAACCCTACAAAGACGCCGAACGCAGCGGCCCGACTGGCATTCCCAAGGATCCTCGTCTTCAGCGCTGGCCACCGCGGCGACAGACCAGTCGGCGCGCTGCCGGCGTGCCGCGCAGATGTCCGGGTCTTCAGGAAGGCCTCTTCTGAACCATTGCAAACTTTCATGCCCAATACCTTTCTACTACTATCGTTTGCACTACCAAGTGCACAATTTGTCTATACTGCACAGTGCAGTGCATTGCAAGGGGCAGTTTTGCTGGACAAGCCGATCCGGCCGGAAGCCGAGCCTCACGTCATTTCCTGCGGAAGGCAGTGCTAGAGCGGTATCCGATCATGTTGCGTCATGTCCGGCGTTTGCGAAGAAATTGGCGCATTCGTCGGGTGTGAAGTGATCGATGATGAGGCCGATGGCGCGCTCAGCCTTTAATTAATTGAATAATGAAAGAATTGTTGGGCAGGATTCGAACGTGCGGCTTCAGATTGGGAGCCACGATGGCCCGGCCTGAACCACCCGGGGGCGAAATCATGTCGGCACGAGATGCCAGTATGCAAGCGATGGCCCGGATCGTGAGTGGGAGTCTATAGCGCCGTTCATGCCTGCGCCCCCGTCCGCACAAGACGGACTTGCGTGAGGTTGGAACGCTCTCCTTTATATCGCTTCGACAGACTGCCAGTGGCGGATGCTGCCGAAAGATTTTCCGCCCTGCTTTAACGGTCCAGCGGTATTTCTATGAATGGCGAGCGATGGGCCTGTGGTTCAGGATCAACTATCATCGCGATTATGGAGACGCGAGAACTGGAAGGCTAGCAAGCCTCTCCGACGACCGGTGTAATCGACAGCCAGAGTGTCAAAACCGCGGAAAGCGCCGGCAAGGCCGCAACCGCTACATGCATTCAGAGCACGCGGAGGCTGATGACGCCGCGGTTGGCTTCGACGCGGTCGAGCAGGGCCACGGCAGCCAGCGTGGCAATTGCGATAAGGCAGGAACCCACTCCAAGAATAATCATTGCTGTATCCTTAACGACATCATGTCATACCTGAAGGTACGTTTCATGGCGTCTTCATCGCTGATCGCCGGCCTGGACGGCGGGAACCGGTAGGTCCTTCAAAGCAGCATTGTCGAGCATGGCTTCCGCCAGGAGCCGCTTCAGCTTCGTGTTGGACGGTGGAACCGATTCCTCTGCTCGGCCTATCGGCAACCCGGAAAATTCCACAAAAACGCCGAGCGTAGTGGTCTGAACAGCATTCCGTAAGATCATCGTCGTCAGCGCCGGCCACCGCGGCAACGACCCGCGATCGACGGACGGATCCGAGGCGATTGCACGGCGCCGGGCCTTCAGGACGGCCTCGTCTGGACCATTGCAAACTTTCATGCCGATACCTTTTCAACTTCTATCTGTTGCACTATCAAGTGCATGGCAAGTGATATACTGCACCGTGCAGTGCAATGCAAGGCATATTCGAAGACATCAACGCGGTCATGCGCTCAACGGGTCAAGCTCCCAGGGACCGGAAAAGGCGTTGGCCGTCCATCGCGGCTGGCCGGGCTTCATTTGCGTATCGGGCATCCGGGGGATGTTCACGCGTCGAGATTCCGCTTCGGGCCAGATCGGTCGTGCGTAACGTGTCGAGAGGAGCCGCCCGACGCGGGCCTTGGCGCGAACCAGGGAGATATTCCCGTTCTATGCTCGAAAGTCGATAATGTATCAACGGGAACATCGGCCGTCGGCCGGTAACTCTTATCCGTCGCTACGGGCTCGCTACAACTTTCAGCGCGATCGCGACGATGTTTTCGGCGAAGCTCGCGTCGAGTGGGCGATGTCCGACCAGCAACCGGTAGAAAACAGGTCCGTACATCATATCGAGCAGCACCTCGAGGTTTTGCGGCAGCATAATTTCTCCTCGAGCGGCTGCCTCGATCAACAAGGCGCGACCCGTCTCGCGGCTTGAGAGAATGACCTGGTTGCGGAAGGCCTTGGTGAATTCGCTTTCGGGGTCGGCGGCCGCGAGCGTCATGGCGATTTGGCGCCCTCTGGTGGTCGCAAAAGCCTGGATCAGCGATTGCATTTGCGCCGTCAGCGCCGATCGCAAATTTATGCCGTCTTCTTCGATGGCGCCCGAATCTCCGGACATCAGCGCAGCCATAGCGAGTTCGCAGGCGTTCGCCCATTGCCTATAGATCGTCGGCTTGCCTACGCCGGACTTCGAGGCAACCGCCTCGACGGTGAGACGGCCGAATCCATCCTCGATCAGTATGTCGTGCGCGGCTTTCACGATTCTCGCCCGGGCCAATTGGCTTGGCGGTCTTCCACGCCGTTTCGGTGGGCTCATGTGCTCTTGACTCAATTAGTTATGAAACGTAACGTAACGTAATCATATGCCAGCGGCAAGGGGCCGGCCATGTCCACCTCGATCCAATCTCTGACGCCTTATCTCATCGTCAAGAATGCTCGCGAAGCGATTGCTTTCTATGGCCGCGCCTTCGGGGCCGAGGAGCTTTTCCGGCTGACCGACCCGCATGACGGTCGGATCGGCCACGCCGAGCTCAAGCTCGGCGAAAACACGGTCATGATCGCCGACGAGTATCCAGACTTCGGCGCACTGAGCCCCGATACGATCGGGGGCTCTCCCGTAACCTTCCACCTCGCAACTTTGACGGTCGACGCAAATCTTGCCCGGGCCGTCGGAGCGGGAGCCGTCGTTCTGCGTGCCGCCGCAGATCAGCCCTATGGCGAGCGCGTCGCCATGGTCGTCGATCCATTCGGTCACCGGTGGATGCTCTCGCAGAAGATCGAAGTTGTGGCGCCTGAAGAAATGCAGCGCCGCTGGGACGAGGAGACCGGGGCGTGAACGCGGCCGACGGAAATCGAAATGAAGGAGGCGGCCGAGCGGGGGATGGCAGTCCGTCGCACCGCTGCTGTGACGTGATCCTTCTCGAGCCGGGAGAGGGGCGGCGCTACGAGCTCGGCCCGCTCACGGGCGTGTTCAAGGCCGATGAAGTCGAGACGGAGGCCGCCTATTCCGTGTCCGAGTGGATTCTCGAGACTGGTCTGAAAGGTGTCGGCGGACACAGCCATGCAGCAAATGACGAGGTTTTCTACGTGCTTGAAGGTGTGCCCGAAATCCTCGTCGGCGACTGCTGGCGGCGGTGCACACCGGGCACTTTCCTGCGAATACCGGCCGGCGTCGTCCACGATTTCCGAAACCCCGGAGAGACGACCGCCAGGCTGCTCAATCTTTTCATACCCGGTGGATTTGAACGCAATATGCCCGAGATCTCCGCTTGGTTCGCCGCTCAGGAACCGGTTTAGGGCGGCTGAAAAGGGACCGCCCATTTCTCCTTTCGCGGGGCGACCATGCGCGCGGAGTGACTCAACTGGTTCCACCAGGTGCATGGCGTGCCGTCCGCGATATTCCTGCCACAACAGCGTCAGCCACGCCCTTTCGCTTCAGTTCACTGGCGATCTTGGCCCAGTCGGGCCCGTGCATGTCCTGGGGCGGCCGCGACGATGGAAACAGGCGACGCTGCAAAACAGCGTCCCCGTCAAGCCCAGGCGGCAACGGTCAGCCCGTCAGCCCGGCCTCACGCGCCCGCAACAGGTAGGTTGAAATGGTCGTTTTGCTGATCTTCAGCCGTTCCGATATCGCACGAACGGAAAGGCCCTGTTCGTGCGTCAGTCTCAATATCGATCGAATGTCCTTCACACTCGTAAGCCTCGCCTGCTTCCGTCTCGCCATTCACCGCACCCCTTTCAAATCGGGGTCCAGAATGGCAAGACGGCGCGTGCGAGAGTCGATCTCTTTATCGCCAAAAGACTGTCTGGGATTTAATGGAATTCCTCTCCGCGAAATACCGAAACCCGCATTCGGCGACGATCTGCGCGAGAAGCGGCTTGTCCGGGTATTGCCTAGCTACTGCATGGTCGATATCGGCGTCATGGTCGTCTATCCCGGCCGGCGGCATCCAAACGCGAAGGAGCGGGTGATGGTCGACTTTCTAGCGGAAACATCACGCGGGTTGCCGGCCTCGGATCAAGGACTTCTAAACCCCCGTATAAGTCATCCCCTCCTCTTCGCTACCCGATCCTTCCTCCCGATCAATAGGCAGGTCGGGCAGCGTCCTGCTACGGTCGGGGTACATCCTCCCGCAGGGCCGCAAACTATGAAAGGGCACTTCGGGACGTGGAGCCGCCCGGACAGACGGAGACGCTATTCGTAGCGGAACTCGATCGAAGGGAAAGCTTCGAATCGAGGTGCGGATCATGAGCAAGCCAGCGGCTATTTTCTTTGCAGTCGTGATCGCCGCTCCGGCAGTGGCGCATGATGCGACGCCAACGGCGGCACAGCCGCACGGATGGACATATCCGTTTTCGTGCTGCAGCGGGATGGATTGCCGCGAGATCCACGATCAATTGGTCCTCG from Rhizobium sp. 007 encodes:
- a CDS encoding TetR/AcrR family transcriptional regulator — protein: MDTHTGSNEVGAKARQGGSREAIIEAAGRLFLNRGFGSVSMDDLAKASGVARRTLYNQFETKEEIFREMLLRVSGQLEDAFPSGIELDGDVEDVLRVVARTILEFHKKPEYCGFLRMVVADSRQFPWIAEEFAAVMEPRTERLVHYLAHLTALEILDCRNPVLAAHQFMGMLNEISLWPWMIGREGLPFAADEVVDETIRMFLQRYRRPQSNGK
- a CDS encoding DUF2092 domain-containing protein, with product MKVCNGSEEAFLKTRTSARHAGSAPTGLSPRWPALKTRILGNASRAAAFGVFVGFAALPIARAAEPAPPFKPAISDEAATAVSQMGKTLLAKEQSITARTIRVYLGESGQPLHVFHTMKIVVRRPNRIAVEVAGDDGKHNLFYNGKAASIFFPDSKEYAVIAASGDIPSALNEVVDKINVDFPLGGFFVDSPDKLLLSDAISAWQVGTANVDGVECRHLFFHQKSGIDLELWVEKNSAATPRRLAVTYRLLPGQPSFIAEFTSWNTKARPSESEFAFQPPAGAKKIELTTAAAPATKRTQ
- a CDS encoding TetR/AcrR family transcriptional regulator, with the protein product MSPPKRRGRPPSQLARARIVKAAHDILIEDGFGRLTVEAVASKSGVGKPTIYRQWANACELAMAALMSGDSGAIEEDGINLRSALTAQMQSLIQAFATTRGRQIAMTLAAADPESEFTKAFRNQVILSSRETGRALLIEAAARGEIMLPQNLEVLLDMMYGPVFYRLLVGHRPLDASFAENIVAIALKVVASP
- a CDS encoding VOC family protein — protein: MSTSIQSLTPYLIVKNAREAIAFYGRAFGAEELFRLTDPHDGRIGHAELKLGENTVMIADEYPDFGALSPDTIGGSPVTFHLATLTVDANLARAVGAGAVVLRAAADQPYGERVAMVVDPFGHRWMLSQKIEVVAPEEMQRRWDEETGA
- a CDS encoding cupin domain-containing protein produces the protein MNAADGNRNEGGGRAGDGSPSHRCCDVILLEPGEGRRYELGPLTGVFKADEVETEAAYSVSEWILETGLKGVGGHSHAANDEVFYVLEGVPEILVGDCWRRCTPGTFLRIPAGVVHDFRNPGETTARLLNLFIPGGFERNMPEISAWFAAQEPV